Proteins encoded by one window of Armatimonadota bacterium:
- a CDS encoding cyclic-di-AMP receptor, producing MKLILAIVHDRDRHKLSDRLVKEGFRFTQLASTGGFLREGNTTFMIGVDDEQVDAALHVVDDCSRTREQFVNLLPPDAGAAGALIANPVSVRVGGAVAFVLPVDRFEQL from the coding sequence AACTCATCCTCGCGATCGTTCATGACCGTGACCGGCACAAACTATCGGACCGGCTGGTGAAAGAGGGCTTTCGGTTCACACAACTCGCAAGCACCGGCGGATTCCTGCGCGAAGGCAACACGACATTTATGATCGGCGTGGACGACGAGCAGGTGGACGCCGCCCTTCATGTGGTGGACGATTGCAGCAGAACGAGGGAGCAGTTCGTGAACCTCCTGCCGCCGGACGCAGGCGCGGCGGGCGCCCTTATTGCCAATCCCGTGAGCGTGAGAGTCGGTGGCGCGGTGGCGTTCGTGCTGCCCGTCGACCGTTTTGAACAATTGTGA
- the holB gene encoding DNA polymerase III subunit delta', translating into MLGQEHIITALRDVAARGSMHHAYLFAGPSGSGKREMARFLAQLANCESDGERPCGVCHQCHLIETGNHPDVSWIGPSEKSKKGHITIEQAQAVRTEISRIPVLGRRKVVTLDPADEMTQDAVNCLLKTFEEPPAYATLVLLVGDTANILPTVLSRCQVTRFKPAPRDVIAAWLIDQGADAEQAGHVARLSEGRPGEALRLLKDAEALAKRERTLVWLKAVALAPRTDALRLAEDLRMGTSDEGADVADSLRWAGSWFRDISAIQARCDRSLVVNADHLDTLEAASRSYTTTQALAAAAAILSARRYLAGNGNATLVTECLLMDLIPWGDS; encoded by the coding sequence ATGCTTGGCCAGGAACACATAATAACCGCTCTACGTGATGTCGCGGCGCGAGGCTCGATGCACCACGCATACCTTTTCGCCGGCCCCTCCGGGAGTGGCAAGCGCGAAATGGCGCGCTTTCTCGCACAGTTGGCGAATTGCGAGAGCGACGGGGAGCGTCCTTGCGGCGTCTGCCACCAGTGCCACCTGATCGAAACCGGAAACCACCCGGACGTTTCCTGGATCGGCCCCTCCGAAAAGAGCAAGAAGGGCCATATCACCATTGAACAGGCCCAGGCTGTCCGAACCGAGATTTCACGCATACCGGTATTGGGCCGCCGAAAAGTCGTTACTCTGGATCCCGCGGACGAGATGACACAGGACGCAGTGAACTGCCTCCTGAAGACGTTCGAGGAGCCGCCCGCTTACGCAACGCTCGTCCTGCTCGTGGGTGATACCGCCAACATCCTGCCGACCGTCCTCTCCCGCTGCCAGGTGACGCGTTTCAAACCGGCGCCTCGCGACGTTATCGCCGCCTGGCTGATAGACCAGGGCGCCGACGCCGAACAAGCCGGCCACGTCGCCCGCTTGAGTGAAGGCCGGCCCGGCGAAGCGCTCCGCCTCCTGAAAGACGCGGAGGCGCTGGCGAAGCGTGAGCGCACTCTAGTGTGGCTAAAGGCTGTTGCGCTGGCGCCGCGCACGGACGCGCTCCGCCTCGCGGAGGATCTGCGGATGGGCACCAGCGACGAAGGCGCCGACGTTGCGGACAGTTTGCGGTGGGCCGGTTCCTGGTTTCGGGACATAAGCGCGATCCAGGCTCGTTGTGACCGCAGCCTGGTCGTGAATGCGGACCATTTGGACACCCTTGAGGCGGCGTCACGTTCCTACACCACAACCCAGGCGTTGGCGGCGGCGGCGGCCATTCTGAGCGCGCGGCGTTATCTGGCGGGAAACGGGAACGCGACTCTGGTGACCGAATGTCTGCTGATGGACCTCATTCCCTGGGGGGATTCCTAG
- a CDS encoding NAD(P)H-dependent glycerol-3-phosphate dehydrogenase codes for MTIAVLGAGSWGTALARLLGEKGHAVRLWDHDVRRAANIQRDRVNARYLPSFELPHSVIVTGDARYATAEAEAIVIAVPSSAVRSLLNEHGGHFVDVPAVLSAAKGLEPSTGMRVSEICIELLGEAARPRLAVLSGPNLATELARNVPTATVIASENRELATLLQCILHTRYLRPYTSEDVIGVELGGALKNIIAIAAGISDGLGYGDNTKASLMTRGLAEIIRLGEKLGARRDTFWGLSGVGDMIATCAGRLSRNYRVGAGLAEGKSLETVLAEMGQVAEGVPTTEAAIRLSERAGVEAPIIKSAYSVLFGGTPAIRATSELMERGAKGELW; via the coding sequence ATGACCATTGCGGTGTTGGGTGCGGGCAGTTGGGGAACGGCGCTAGCGCGCCTGTTGGGCGAGAAGGGCCACGCTGTCCGCCTTTGGGACCACGATGTCCGGCGGGCGGCCAACATCCAGCGGGATCGTGTCAACGCGCGATACCTTCCTTCCTTCGAACTGCCCCATTCGGTCATCGTGACCGGCGACGCGAGATATGCCACCGCTGAAGCCGAAGCGATCGTCATCGCAGTTCCCAGCAGCGCCGTGCGATCGCTGCTCAATGAGCACGGCGGCCATTTTGTGGACGTCCCGGCAGTCTTGAGCGCGGCGAAAGGCCTGGAACCCTCGACCGGGATGCGCGTCTCCGAGATCTGCATCGAGCTGCTGGGCGAAGCTGCGCGGCCGCGCCTCGCGGTGCTCAGCGGACCCAATCTGGCGACCGAGCTGGCAAGGAACGTCCCCACTGCCACGGTGATAGCCTCGGAGAACCGTGAACTCGCGACCCTTTTGCAGTGTATATTGCATACGCGCTACCTCCGTCCTTATACAAGCGAGGACGTGATAGGCGTGGAGTTGGGCGGCGCCCTGAAGAACATCATCGCCATTGCCGCCGGCATTTCGGACGGCCTTGGATACGGCGACAACACGAAGGCGAGCCTGATGACGCGGGGCCTGGCGGAGATTATACGTCTGGGCGAGAAACTGGGCGCCAGGCGCGATACATTCTGGGGGCTCAGCGGTGTGGGTGATATGATCGCAACGTGTGCGGGGCGCCTCAGCCGAAACTACCGGGTGGGCGCCGGATTAGCCGAGGGCAAGTCACTGGAGACGGTCCTCGCCGAAATGGGGCAGGTGGCGGAAGGGGTGCCGACCACCGAAGCTGCGATCCGCCTGTCGGAACGCGCGGGCGTAGAGGCGCCGATCATTAAGAGCGCGTACAGCGTTCTGTTCGGGGGAACGCCCGCCATCCGGGCAACTTCCGAATTGATGGAGCGTGGCGCCAAAGGCGAACTCTGGTAA
- a CDS encoding VCBS repeat-containing protein → MKWGVSFMARGLSHSTGLAVIGPIAALLFAILPAHSQCIAIGDLSGDGAPDVVTANTSGNSISVSINKHNGTVSFNAPVNYTVGAGPTSVAIADVNGDLKPDVIVCNSTPGTISVLLGNGDGTLRPATDYSVLPPGETGTPAPSAVAVGDLRGHGILDVVVSNLGTSTVSVLQGDGKGVFHATTSLPVGSKPDSITLARFTASGHLDIATANSNSRSISVLLGNGDGTFQGAQNSRAGYVPYAISAGDFDGDGVMDIAVCDNMSLSSGVNLLKGNGDGTFRNAVSFAGGTSPIAMASGDFNNDGRPDLATANTGTLDVSVFLNDCTGGFAAAITTAPGANHIGIVSGDVDGDGNAELIFSNTPSGIAVVPATAPTVKQVSLSPASVITGASSIATVLLNRVTTSDGVSVRLSTDRADLVIVPDSVVVTAGSNSTTFPVITIAPVSGIARITATTGTVAAFADLIVTPAPPVQGKGDMNGDGKLDIRDLVLVARIAFGLDPPR, encoded by the coding sequence GTGAAATGGGGGGTGTCCTTTATGGCCCGCGGCCTCAGCCATAGCACCGGTCTAGCAGTGATTGGCCCAATCGCAGCGCTTCTCTTCGCCATATTGCCCGCGCACAGTCAGTGCATCGCTATCGGAGACCTGAGCGGCGATGGCGCTCCCGATGTGGTGACGGCAAATACGTCCGGCAATTCGATCTCCGTCTCGATCAACAAGCACAACGGAACCGTTTCGTTCAACGCGCCTGTGAATTATACCGTTGGCGCCGGTCCTACATCGGTGGCCATTGCCGACGTGAATGGTGATCTGAAGCCGGACGTCATCGTCTGCAACAGCACCCCAGGCACTATCAGCGTCCTTCTCGGCAACGGTGACGGCACTCTGCGCCCCGCTACGGATTACTCCGTTCTCCCTCCGGGGGAGACCGGTACACCTGCCCCTTCCGCGGTGGCAGTTGGCGACCTTCGCGGGCACGGCATCCTGGACGTTGTTGTATCCAATCTGGGAACGTCCACCGTCAGCGTGCTCCAGGGAGACGGCAAGGGCGTATTTCACGCGACCACCAGCCTCCCCGTCGGCAGCAAGCCGGACTCCATAACCCTCGCCCGGTTCACGGCCAGTGGACACTTGGACATTGCCACCGCCAACTCCAATTCGCGGAGCATCAGCGTGCTGCTCGGCAACGGTGACGGAACGTTCCAAGGCGCGCAAAATTCGCGCGCCGGCTATGTGCCCTACGCCATCAGCGCGGGCGATTTCGACGGCGACGGTGTCATGGATATCGCCGTCTGCGACAATATGAGCCTGAGCAGCGGCGTCAATCTGCTCAAGGGAAATGGCGACGGAACGTTCCGCAACGCCGTCTCTTTCGCAGGTGGTACAAGCCCGATCGCGATGGCTTCCGGTGATTTCAACAACGATGGCCGCCCGGACCTGGCGACCGCTAACACAGGCACACTGGATGTCAGCGTCTTCCTGAATGACTGCACGGGCGGGTTCGCCGCCGCCATCACCACCGCCCCGGGCGCGAATCATATCGGGATCGTTTCCGGCGATGTGGATGGAGACGGAAACGCCGAGCTTATCTTCTCCAACACCCCAAGCGGCATTGCGGTTGTGCCGGCGACCGCCCCGACGGTCAAACAGGTAAGCCTCTCGCCCGCCTCCGTCATCACCGGCGCTTCATCGATCGCGACGGTGCTCCTGAACCGCGTGACCACCAGCGATGGCGTTTCGGTGCGTCTCTCCACCGACCGGGCCGACCTGGTGATTGTGCCGGATTCGGTCGTGGTAACGGCCGGGTCCAATTCAACCACATTCCCGGTGATCACAATCGCCCCTGTTTCCGGCATCGCCCGTATCACCGCGACCACGGGAACCGTCGCCGCGTTTGCGGATCTCATTGTCACCCCCGCCCCGCCTGTGCAGGGCAAGGGCGATATGAACGGTGACGGAAAACTCGATATCCGGGATCTGGTCCTGGTCGCCAGGATAGCGTTCGGGCTGGATCCGCCGCGGTAA